A region of Arabidopsis thaliana chromosome 5, partial sequence DNA encodes the following proteins:
- a CDS encoding P-loop containing nucleoside triphosphate hydrolases superfamily protein (P-loop containing nucleoside triphosphate hydrolases superfamily protein; FUNCTIONS IN: helicase activity, ATP binding, ATP-dependent helicase activity, nucleic acid binding; INVOLVED IN: biological_process unknown; LOCATED IN: endomembrane system; EXPRESSED IN: 15 plant structures; EXPRESSED DURING: 10 growth stages; CONTAINS InterPro DOMAIN/s: RNA helicase, DEAD-box type, Q motif (InterPro:IPR014014), DNA/RNA helicase, DEAD/DEAH box type, N-terminal (InterPro:IPR011545), DEAD-like helicase, N-terminal (InterPro:IPR014001), DNA/RNA helicase, C-terminal (InterPro:IPR001650), Helicase, superfamily 1/2, ATP-binding domain (InterPro:IPR014021); BEST Arabidopsis thaliana protein match is: P-loop containing nucleoside triphosphate hydrolases superfamily protein (TAIR:AT5G08610.1); Has 41050 Blast hits to 40248 proteins in 2998 species: Archae - 715; Bacteria - 20319; Metazoa - 6002; Fungi - 4604; Plants - 2553; Viruses - 10; Other Eukaryotes - 6847 (source: NCBI BLink).) has protein sequence MGDIGDLLSEDDEEEDQDYDFLKKKAVSAFGFDKENVIEADKTRNANDSYLTKTRFDHYPLSPLSLKAIKDAGYETMTVVQEATLPIILKGKDVLAKAKTGTGKTVAFLLPSIEVVVKSPPTSPDNKRPPILALVICPTRELANQAATEANTLLKYHPSIGVQVVIGGTRLGLEQKRMQTNPCQILVATPGRLKDHIENTPGFATRLKGVKVLVLDEADHLLDMGFRKDIERIISAVPKERQTFLFSATVPEEVRQICLVALRRDHEFVNCVHEGTIETHQQVRQMHMIASLDRHFSLLYTLLREHIMGNVDYKVIVFCTTAMVTKLVADLLGELNLNVREIHSRKPQSYRTRVSNEFRKSKGLILVTSDVSARGVDYPDVTLVLQVGLPKDREQYIHRLGRTGRKGKEGEGILLLAPWEEYFLSSLKDLPITKSPLPSIDPETVKKVQKALCHVEMRNKEAAYQAWLGYYNSQKMIGRDKDRLVELANEFSRSMGLDNPPAIPKLILGKMGLKNVPGLRAK, from the exons ATGGGAGATATTGGGGATTTGCTtagtgaagatgatgaggaagaggacCAAGATTATGACTTTCTTAAGAAGAAAGCTGTTTCTGCTTTTGGGTTTGATAAGGAGAATGTTATAGAAGCGGATAAAACGAGGAATGCAAATGATTCTTATTTGACTAAGACAAG ATTTGATCACTATCCATTGTCTCCCTTATCGCTAAAGGCAATCAAGGATGCTGGATACGAGACAATGACTGTTGTTCAGGAAGCTACTCTCCCTATAATTCTCAAag GCAAGGATGTCCTAGCTAAGGCCAAAACAGGAACTGGGAAAACTGTAGCGTTTTTG CTTCCATCAATTGAAGTAGTTGTCAAATCTCCTCCTACAAGCCCGGATAATAAGCGACCCCCAATCCTTGCGCTTGTGATATGCCCTACTAGAGAACTTGCCAATCAAGCTGCTACAGAAGCAAACACCTTGCTAAAGTATCATCCATCTATTGGTGTTCAAGTTGTGATTGGAGGTACGAGACTTGGTTTAGAGCAAAAGCGTATGCAAACAAATCCTTGCCAG attttagtGGCTACACCTGGAAGGCTCAAAGACCATATCGAGAACACGCCAGGCTTTGCAACGAGGTTAAAGGGTGTGAAAGTCCTTGTGCTTGATGAAGCTGATCATCTTTTAGATATGGGCTTTCGCAAGGACATTGAGAGGATAATTTCCGCTGTTCCTAAGGAGAGACaaacttttctattttccGCCACAGTACCTGAAGAG GTACGCCAAATATGCCTTGTTGCTCTAAGGCGGGATCACGAGTTTGTCAATTGTGTTCATGAAGGCACTATAGAGACGCATCAACAGGTCAGACAAATGCACATGATTGCATCACTGGACAGACATTTCTCTCTTCTGTACACACTTCTTCGCGAACACATTATGGGTAACGTAGACTATAAG GTCATTGTCTTCTGTACAACGGCCATGGTTACAAAATTAGTGGCTGATCTACTTGGTGAGCTAAACTTAAACGTGAGAGAGATCCATTCTAGAAAACCGCAGAGTTACAGGACAAGGGTTTCTAACGAGTTCCGAAAATCCAAGGGTTTGATTCTCGTAACATCTGATGTATCTGCTCGAGGAGTTGATTACCCTGATGTGACCCTTGTTTTACAG GTTGGATTGCCAAAAGACAGAGAACAATATATACACAGACTTGGTAGAACCGGGCGAAAAGGAAAGGAAGGAGAAGGCATATTGTTGTTGGCACCATGGGAGGAATACTTTCTATCATCTCTTAAAGATTTACCCATCACTAAGTCTCCTCTGCCATCAATAGACCCAGAAACTGTAAAAAAG GTGCAAAAGGCGCTTTGCCATGTCGAGATGAGGAACAAAGAGGCGGCGTATCAGGCTTGGTTGGGTTACTACAACTCACAGAAGATGATTGGAAGAGACAAAGACAGGCTTGTGGAGTTGGCAAACGAGTTTAGTCGTAGTATGGGACTTGACAATCCTCCAGCTATACCAAAACTTATCCTTGGTAAGATGGGTCTCAAAAATGTTCCTGGTCTTAGAGCCAAGTAA
- a CDS encoding P-loop containing nucleoside triphosphate hydrolases superfamily protein: MPLNFPLRIRFFAHSLSGTHLSYNTSSSVPLLFRIFSSGLNHFEFGSRINFSTRPNRDQPEFERRIRDGGEIRASKSLIEDEEELSNWVSGFRTGSSRGILKSDDEDEEDRSRGRNQEKRGIRNQVDSFRNKRYGGDRERGFNSRIQGKSSEASFRGRKETSFSRDREDEKGLRKREDLRLEDESSDEDVKSLVMGDIGDLLSEDDEEEDQDYDFLKKKAVSAFGFDKENVIEADKTRNANDSYLTKTRFDHYPLSPLSLKAIKDAGYETMTVVQEATLPIILKGKDVLAKAKTGTGKTVAFLLPSIEVVVKSPPTSPDNKRPPILALVICPTRELANQAATEANTLLKYHPSIGVQVVIGGTRLGLEQKRMQTNPCQILVATPGRLKDHIENTPGFATRLKGVKVLVLDEADHLLDMGFRKDIERIISAVPKERQTFLFSATVPEEVRQICLVALRRDHEFVNCVHEGTIETHQQVRQMHMIASLDRHFSLLYTLLREHIMGNVDYKVIVFCTTAMVTKLVADLLGELNLNVREIHSRKPQSYRTRVSNEFRKSKGLILVTSDVSARGVDYPDVTLVLQVGLPKDREQYIHRLGRTGRKGKEGEGILLLAPWEEYFLSSLKDLPITKSPLPSIDPETVKKVQKALCHVEMRNKEAAYQAWLGYYNSQKMIGRDKDRLVELANEFSRSMGLDNPPAIPKLILGKMGLKNVPGLRAK, encoded by the exons ATGCCTTTGAATTTCCCTCTCCGAATACGATTCTTCGCTCACTCTCTTTCGGGTACACATCTCTCTTATAATACCTCTAGCTCCGTCCCTTTGCTCTTCCGGATATTCTCTTCTGGATTGAATCACTTTGAATTTGGGTCTCGCATAAACTTCTCAACCCGTCCTAACAGAGATCAACCAGAATTTGAGCGGCGGATTCGAGACGGAGGAGAAATTCGCGCGTCAAAGAGCTTGATCGAAGACGAGGAAGAGCTCAGCAATTGGGTAAGCGGTTTTAGAACCGGATCTTCGCGTGGAATTCTCAAGAGtgacgatgaagatgaggaggatcgtagcagaggaagaaaccaagagaagagaggaattCGCAACCAAGTTGATTCCTTTAGGAATAAGCGTTATGGTGGTGATAGAGAAAGGGGATTCAATAGTCGGATTCAAGGAAAGAGTAGCGAGGCGTCATTTCGTGGGAGGAAAGAGACAAGCTTTAGTAGAGATAGAGAAGACGAGAAGGGTTTAAGGAAACGGGAAGATCTTCGTCTTGAAGACGAAAGTAGTGATGAGGATGTCAAGAGTTTAGTAATGGGAGATATTGGGGATTTGCTtagtgaagatgatgaggaagaggacCAAGATTATGACTTTCTTAAGAAGAAAGCTGTTTCTGCTTTTGGGTTTGATAAGGAGAATGTTATAGAAGCGGATAAAACGAGGAATGCAAATGATTCTTATTTGACTAAGACAAG ATTTGATCACTATCCATTGTCTCCCTTATCGCTAAAGGCAATCAAGGATGCTGGATACGAGACAATGACTGTTGTTCAGGAAGCTACTCTCCCTATAATTCTCAAag GCAAGGATGTCCTAGCTAAGGCCAAAACAGGAACTGGGAAAACTGTAGCGTTTTTG CTTCCATCAATTGAAGTAGTTGTCAAATCTCCTCCTACAAGCCCGGATAATAAGCGACCCCCAATCCTTGCGCTTGTGATATGCCCTACTAGAGAACTTGCCAATCAAGCTGCTACAGAAGCAAACACCTTGCTAAAGTATCATCCATCTATTGGTGTTCAAGTTGTGATTGGAGGTACGAGACTTGGTTTAGAGCAAAAGCGTATGCAAACAAATCCTTGCCAG attttagtGGCTACACCTGGAAGGCTCAAAGACCATATCGAGAACACGCCAGGCTTTGCAACGAGGTTAAAGGGTGTGAAAGTCCTTGTGCTTGATGAAGCTGATCATCTTTTAGATATGGGCTTTCGCAAGGACATTGAGAGGATAATTTCCGCTGTTCCTAAGGAGAGACaaacttttctattttccGCCACAGTACCTGAAGAG GTACGCCAAATATGCCTTGTTGCTCTAAGGCGGGATCACGAGTTTGTCAATTGTGTTCATGAAGGCACTATAGAGACGCATCAACAGGTCAGACAAATGCACATGATTGCATCACTGGACAGACATTTCTCTCTTCTGTACACACTTCTTCGCGAACACATTATGGGTAACGTAGACTATAAG GTCATTGTCTTCTGTACAACGGCCATGGTTACAAAATTAGTGGCTGATCTACTTGGTGAGCTAAACTTAAACGTGAGAGAGATCCATTCTAGAAAACCGCAGAGTTACAGGACAAGGGTTTCTAACGAGTTCCGAAAATCCAAGGGTTTGATTCTCGTAACATCTGATGTATCTGCTCGAGGAGTTGATTACCCTGATGTGACCCTTGTTTTACAG GTTGGATTGCCAAAAGACAGAGAACAATATATACACAGACTTGGTAGAACCGGGCGAAAAGGAAAGGAAGGAGAAGGCATATTGTTGTTGGCACCATGGGAGGAATACTTTCTATCATCTCTTAAAGATTTACCCATCACTAAGTCTCCTCTGCCATCAATAGACCCAGAAACTGTAAAAAAG GTGCAAAAGGCGCTTTGCCATGTCGAGATGAGGAACAAAGAGGCGGCGTATCAGGCTTGGTTGGGTTACTACAACTCACAGAAGATGATTGGAAGAGACAAAGACAGGCTTGTGGAGTTGGCAAACGAGTTTAGTCGTAGTATGGGACTTGACAATCCTCCAGCTATACCAAAACTTATCCTTGGTAAGATGGGTCTCAAAAATGTTCCTGGTCTTAGAGCCAAGTAA
- a CDS encoding ENTH/VHS/GAT family protein codes for MAAELVSSATSEKLADVDWAKNIEICELAARDERQAKDVIKAIKKRLGSKNPNTQLYAVQLLEMLMNNIGENIHKQVIDTGVLPTLVKIVKKKSDLPVRERIFLLLDATQTSLGGASGKFPQYYTAYYELVNAGVKFTQRPNATPVVVTAQAVPRNTLNEQLASARNEGPATTQQRESQSVSPSSILQKASTALEILKEVLDAVDSQNPEGAKDEFTLDLVEQCSFQKERVMHLVMTSRDEKAVSKAIELNEQLQRILNRHEDLLSGRITVPSRSTTSNGYHSNLEPVRPISNGDQKRELKASNANTESSSFISNRAHLKLEEEDEEEEPEQLFRRLRKGKARARPEDEEEPSPPQGLPGSAIHNERLNRPLIRPLPSEEASRGGDSHSQSPPVVIPPPPAKHVEREKFFKENKGDGALGLPGHMRGLSLHSRDGSSSRSGSVDFSD; via the exons ATGGCTGCGGAGCTTGTAAGTTCTGCAACAAGTGAGAAGCTTGCAGATGTGGACTGGGCCAAAAACATTGAGATCTGTGAATTAGCTGCTCGAGATGAAAG GCAAGCAAAAGATGTTATCAAGGCTATCAAAAAACGCTTGGGAAGCAAGAACCCAAATACTCAATTATATGCTGTCCAG TTGCTAGAGATGTTGATGAATAATATTGGAGAGAATATTCATAAGCAAGTTATAGATACAGGTGTACTCCCTACGCTTGTGAAGatagtaaagaaaaaa TCGGATTTGCCTGTAAGAGAGaggatttttcttcttcttgatgcaACTCAAACCTCCCTTGGTGGCGCTTCAGGGAAATTCCCTCAGTATTATACAGCATACTATGAATTAGTG AACGCAGGAGTTAAATTTACTCAGAGGCCTAATGCTACACCAGTCGTGGTCACTGCTCAGGCTGTTCCGAGAAATACCCTTAATGAACAACTTGCATCTGCCAGAAATGAGGGGCCTGCTACTACTCAGCAGCGAGAATCTCAATCTGTCTCTCCTTCGag TATTTTACAAAAGGCTAGTACTGCATTAGAAATTTTGAAGGAAGTGCTTGACGCAGTCGATTCTCAAAATCCTGAG GGGGCAAAAGATGAGTTTACTCTTGATCTTGTCGAGCAATGTTCGTTTCAGAAAGAGCGCGTAATGCACCTCGTCATGACATCGAG GGATGAAAAAGCAGTTTCTAAAGCAATCGAATTGAATGAGCAACTTCAGAGAATTCTCAATAGACACGAAGATTTGCTGTCTGGTAGAATCACTGTTCCTAGCAGGTCTACCACATCAAATGGATATCATTCCAATCTCGAACCTGTCCGTCCTATCTCAAATGGTGACCAGAAACGCGAGCTAAAGGCTTCTAATGCAAACACCGAATCAAGCAGCTTCATTTCTAACCGAGCCCATCTTAagcttgaggaagaagatgaggaagaggagCCTGAGCAGTTATTCAGAAG ATTGCGAAAAGGGAAAGCTAGAGCAAGGCctgaggatgaagaagagccATCACCTCCACAAGGATTGCCTGGATCAGCAATACATAACGAAAGACTTAACCGTCCACTTATCCGTCCTTTACCATCAGAGGAGGCATCACGCGGTGGTGATAGCCATTCGCAATCCCCACCTGTTGTGATTCCACCACCACCTGCGAAGCACGTTGAGAGGGAAAAATTCTTCAAGGAGAATAAAGGTGACGGTGCCTTGGGTTTACCAGGTCATATGCGAGGCCTTTCTTTGCATAGCCGTGATGGCAGCAGCTCACGCAGTGGAAGCGTAGACTTCAGTGACTGA
- the SNRK2.5 gene encoding SNF1-related protein kinase 2.5 (SNF1-related protein kinase 2.5 (SNRK2.5); CONTAINS InterPro DOMAIN/s: Protein kinase, ATP binding site (InterPro:IPR017441), Serine/threonine-protein kinase domain (InterPro:IPR002290), Serine/threonine-protein kinase-like domain (InterPro:IPR017442), Protein kinase-like domain (InterPro:IPR011009), Serine/threonine-protein kinase, active site (InterPro:IPR008271), Protein kinase, catalytic domain (InterPro:IPR000719), Calcium/calmodulin-dependent protein kinase-like (InterPro:IPR020636), Serine/threonine-protein kinase-like, plant (InterPro:IPR015740); BEST Arabidopsis thaliana protein match is: SNF1-related protein kinase 2.1 (TAIR:AT5G08590.1); Has 132292 Blast hits to 116481 proteins in 3406 species: Archae - 169; Bacteria - 13418; Metazoa - 52934; Fungi - 13701; Plants - 25794; Viruses - 1077; Other Eukaryotes - 25199 (source: NCBI BLink).): protein MDKYEVVKDLGAGNFGVARLLRHKETKELVAMKYIERGRKIDENVAREIINHRSLRHPNIIRFKEVILTPTHLAIVMEYASGGELFERICNAGRFSEAEARYFFQQLICGVDYCHSLQICHRDLKLENTLLDGSPAPLLKICDFGYSKSSLLHSRPKSTVGTPAYIAPEVLSRREYDGKHADVWSCGVTLYVMLVGGYPFEDPDDPRNFRKTIQRIMAVQYKIPDYVHISQECRHLLSRIFVTNSAKRITLKEIKKHPWYLKNLPKELTEPAQAAYYKRETPSFSLQSVEDIMKIVGEARNPAPSSNAVKGFDDDEEDVEDEVEEEEEEEEEEEEEEEEEEDEYEKHVKEAHSCQEPPKA, encoded by the exons ATGGACAAGTATGAGGTTGTGAAGGATTTGGGAGCTGGAAATTTTGGTGTGGCTCGTCTTCTTAGACACAAAGAGACCAAAGAGCTCGTTGCTATGAAATACATTGAGAGAGGTCGCAAG ATTGATGAGAATGTGGCAAGAGAGATTATCAATCATAGATCACTTAGGCATCCTAATATCATCAGATTCAAGGag GTGATTCTGACTCCAACTCATCTTGCAATTGTAATGGAGTATGCTTCTGGAGGAGAGCTCTTTGAAAGAATCTGTAATGCTGGTAGATTCAGTGAAGCTGAG GCTAGATACTTCTTTCAGCAGCTGATTTGTGGCGTGGATTACTGTCATTCACTG CAAATATGTCATAGAGATTTGAAGCTTGAGAATACACTGCTTGATGGTAGTCCAGCCCCGCTTTTGAAAATCTGTGATTTTGGTTACTCCAAG TCATCTCTGCTTCACTCTAGACCTAAATCAACTGTTGGTACTCCAGCTTATATCGCACCTGAAGTTCTTTCCCGAAGAGAATATGACGGAAAG CATGCGGATGTTTGGTCCTGTGGTGTGACTCTTTATGTGATGTTAGTTGGAGGTTATCCGTTTGAAGACCCGGATGATCCGAGAAACTTCAGGAAAACAATCCAA CGTATAATGGCTGTCCAGTACAAGATCCCGGATTACGTTCATATATCGCAGGAGTGCAGACACCTTCTCTCTCGCATATTTGTCACTAATTCAGCTAAG AGAATCACACTTAAAGAGATCAAGAAGCATCCATGGTACTTAAAGAACTTGCCAAAGGAGCTTACAGAGCCTGCTCAAGCGGCGTACTACAAGAGAGAAACCCCAAGCTTTTCCCTCCAAAGCGTAGAGGACATAATGAAGATCGTTGGAGAAGCCAGGAATCCAGCTCCGTCTTCTAATGCCGTCAAGggctttgatgatgatgaggaagatgtGGAGGacgaggttgaagaagaagaagaagaagaagaagaagaggaggaagaagaggaagaggaagaagatgaatacGAGAAGCATGTTAAAGAGGCCCATTCTTGTCAAGAGCCTCCCAAAGCTTAA
- the PDF2.5 gene encoding Scorpion toxin-like knottin superfamily protein (PDF2.5; INVOLVED IN: defense response; LOCATED IN: endomembrane system; EXPRESSED IN: embryo, root, flower, seed; EXPRESSED DURING: petal differentiation and expansion stage, E expanded cotyledon stage, D bilateral stage; CONTAINS InterPro DOMAIN/s: Gamma thionin (InterPro:IPR008176), Knottin (InterPro:IPR003614), Gamma Purothionin (InterPro:IPR008177); BEST Arabidopsis thaliana protein match is: low-molecular-weight cysteine-rich 68 (TAIR:AT2G02130.1); Has 396 Blast hits to 396 proteins in 83 species: Archae - 0; Bacteria - 0; Metazoa - 0; Fungi - 0; Plants - 396; Viruses - 0; Other Eukaryotes - 0 (source: NCBI BLink).): MENKFFAAFFLLLVLFSSQEIIGGEGRTCQSKSHHFKYMCTSNHNCAIVCRNEGFSGGRCHGFHRRCYCTRLC, translated from the exons ATGGAGAACAAGTTTTTCGCTgcattcttcttgcttcttgtCCTCTTCTCATCTC AGGAGATCATTGGGGGTGAAGGAAGGACATGCCAATCAAAGAGCCACCACTTCAAATACATGTGTACGTCCAACCACAACTGTGCCATAGTTTGCCGTAACGAGGGATTTTCCGGTGGTCGCTGCCATGGCTTCCATCGCCGTTGCTACTGCACCCGCCTTTGCTAA